One genomic segment of Kordiimonas sp. SCSIO 12603 includes these proteins:
- a CDS encoding phosphatidate cytidylyltransferase, which yields MPLGLSDNLFKRVVSAVSLLPIVLGVIYLGGWWFYGFLVLGGVLMSLEWNKMTDNNSLLSHGTLIAVTLFAPAIAISSEITWHGYAEEIISLIVVCFLAIGLICPVEGAKSKATFIGAVYLFVALFSIALLRMQDAHGLLVFWVFISVWAMDVGGYFAGKSIGGPKLAPKVSPKKTWAGLIGGMLLAALVSAVISWVFAWNDIYLLSFAGFVLAFIAQIGDLYESAIKRRFGIKDSGALIPGHGGILDRVDGLVFAAPAAVIALNYLSVS from the coding sequence ATGCCTCTAGGACTTTCAGATAATCTTTTTAAAAGAGTGGTTTCAGCTGTCTCGCTGCTCCCAATAGTATTGGGTGTAATTTATCTGGGCGGCTGGTGGTTCTATGGATTTCTTGTGCTTGGTGGCGTTTTAATGTCGCTTGAGTGGAATAAAATGACGGATAATAATTCGTTACTTTCTCATGGGACTTTAATTGCCGTAACCCTTTTTGCGCCAGCAATAGCTATATCGTCTGAAATAACTTGGCATGGATACGCGGAGGAGATTATTAGCCTGATAGTGGTTTGTTTCTTGGCTATCGGGTTAATCTGTCCTGTTGAAGGAGCTAAAAGTAAAGCTACGTTCATTGGTGCTGTCTATTTGTTTGTGGCGCTGTTCAGTATTGCTCTACTGCGCATGCAAGATGCGCATGGATTGCTTGTGTTTTGGGTGTTTATTTCGGTTTGGGCTATGGATGTTGGCGGCTATTTCGCGGGCAAATCCATTGGCGGCCCTAAACTAGCCCCCAAAGTTAGCCCTAAGAAAACCTGGGCGGGACTTATAGGAGGCATGCTATTAGCTGCTTTAGTATCTGCTGTGATCTCATGGGTCTTTGCTTGGAATGATATTTATCTTCTTTCTTTCGCTGGGTTTGTACTAGCATTTATTGCTCAGATTGGTGACTTATACGAAAGTGCAATTAAACGCCGTTTTGGTATTAAAGATTCTGGTGCCCTGATCCCTGGCCATGGTGGTATCCTTGATCGTGTTGATGGCTTGGTCTTTGCTGCACCAGCTGCAGTTATAGCCCTTAATTATTTGTCTGTGAGTTAA
- a CDS encoding isoprenyl transferase: protein MAFSASPITETGQSSAPKHVAIIMDGNGRWAQKRKLPRALGHKRGAEAVREAIEGAVEAGVEFLTIYAFSSENWNRSAEEVSDLMGLLKLYLSKEVKSLHKENIRLNVIGNRGRLSEDIKERILQAEELTANNTRLTFTIALSYGSREEIVEASKGLAVMVQNGTIKPEEINENTLNSLMFTSDLPDPDLMIRTSGEMRLSNFLLWQSAYTEFLFLDTLWPDFTKQHFSEAVETFLSRDRRYGGRP from the coding sequence ATGGCTTTTTCTGCTTCTCCGATTACTGAAACGGGTCAATCTTCAGCGCCTAAACATGTTGCTATCATTATGGATGGCAATGGGCGCTGGGCCCAAAAGCGTAAGCTTCCCAGAGCGCTGGGCCATAAACGCGGCGCGGAAGCCGTGAGGGAAGCCATCGAAGGGGCAGTAGAGGCTGGTGTAGAGTTTCTAACCATTTACGCTTTTTCTTCCGAGAACTGGAACCGTTCAGCGGAAGAAGTAAGCGATTTAATGGGTTTGCTGAAGCTATATCTGTCCAAAGAAGTTAAATCGCTTCATAAAGAAAATATCAGACTTAATGTTATTGGTAACCGTGGTCGACTTTCTGAGGATATTAAGGAAAGAATCCTTCAGGCCGAAGAGTTGACTGCTAATAATACGAGACTTACTTTTACCATTGCACTTAGCTATGGAAGCCGTGAGGAAATCGTTGAGGCTAGCAAAGGGCTTGCTGTGATGGTGCAAAATGGCACCATTAAGCCTGAAGAGATTAATGAAAATACCCTGAATTCACTTATGTTTACATCAGATTTACCTGATCCCGATCTGATGATCAGAACAAGTGGTGAGATGAGGCTTTCTAATTTCCTTCTTTGGCAGAGCGCTTACACAGAGTTTCTATTCCTTGATACATTATGGCCTGATTTTACTAAACAGCATTTTAGTGAAGCTGTAGAAACCTTTCTTTCAAGAGATCGCCGTTATGGCGGCAGGCCGTAA
- the frr gene encoding ribosome recycling factor encodes MSDIDLDDIERRMNGATESLKSEFAGLRTGRASTSLLDTVVVDVYGANMPINQVGTVSVPEPRMLSVQVWDKANASAVEKAIRNAGLGLNPMLDGQLVRVPIPELNQERRAELAKVAAKYAEQARIAIRNVRRDGMDTLKKAEKDKSISEDDHKMYADEVQDLTNKFVGQVDEMLGVKEKEIMQV; translated from the coding sequence ATGAGCGATATTGATCTAGACGATATTGAGCGCCGCATGAACGGTGCGACTGAATCACTGAAAAGCGAATTTGCTGGCCTTCGTACAGGCCGTGCGAGCACAAGCCTTCTTGATACTGTGGTTGTAGATGTATATGGCGCCAATATGCCTATTAATCAGGTTGGTACTGTATCTGTTCCAGAGCCACGTATGCTTTCAGTACAGGTTTGGGATAAAGCAAACGCTTCAGCTGTTGAAAAAGCTATTCGTAATGCAGGCCTTGGTTTGAACCCAATGCTGGACGGACAACTTGTTCGTGTGCCAATTCCTGAACTTAATCAGGAGCGCCGTGCAGAACTGGCGAAAGTTGCAGCTAAATATGCTGAACAAGCTCGTATCGCTATCCGTAACGTACGCCGCGACGGTATGGACACGTTAAAGAAAGCTGAAAAAGATAAATCTATCAGCGAAGATGATCATAAAATGTACGCCGATGAAGTTCAGGACCTAACTAACAAATTTGTTGGGCAGGTTGATGAAATGCTCGGCGTGAAAGAAAAAGAGATCATGCAGGTATAG
- the pyrH gene encoding UMP kinase, which translates to MSTEPKYKRVLLKLSGEALMGNGSYGIDPETAARVSGEIQQAREIGTEVCVVVGGGNIFRGLKGAAEGLDRSTADYMGMLATVMNALALQNALEKIGVDTRVLSAIPMASVSEPYIRRRAIRHLEKGRVVIFAAGTGNPFFTTDTAAALRAAEMNCNALLKGTQVDGVYNADPKKDPNAVRYENLSYMDVLKQDLKVMDASAISLSRENNIPIVVFSIHAQDELVNVLQGGGTCTVVGEE; encoded by the coding sequence ATGTCTACAGAACCAAAATATAAACGCGTTCTACTTAAGCTTTCGGGCGAAGCGCTTATGGGCAATGGCTCATATGGTATCGACCCTGAAACTGCTGCCCGTGTATCTGGTGAAATTCAGCAAGCGCGCGAAATTGGAACAGAAGTATGTGTTGTTGTAGGTGGCGGTAATATCTTCCGTGGCCTCAAGGGTGCAGCTGAAGGTTTGGACCGTTCTACAGCGGATTATATGGGCATGTTAGCGACGGTTATGAATGCACTGGCGCTTCAGAATGCCCTTGAGAAAATCGGTGTTGATACACGTGTTCTCTCTGCTATTCCGATGGCAAGTGTAAGCGAACCATATATTCGCCGTCGTGCCATTCGCCATCTTGAAAAGGGCCGGGTAGTGATCTTTGCGGCGGGTACCGGTAACCCGTTTTTCACGACCGATACAGCTGCTGCTCTAAGAGCTGCTGAAATGAACTGTAATGCCCTTCTTAAAGGTACGCAGGTGGATGGTGTTTATAATGCCGATCCTAAGAAAGATCCAAACGCTGTTCGCTATGAGAATTTGAGCTATATGGATGTGTTGAAGCAAGACCTGAAGGTAATGGATGCTTCTGCGATTTCCCTTAGCCGTGAAAATAATATTCCAATTGTTGTCTTTTCTATTCATGCCCAAGATGAACTTGTAAATGTGCTGCAGGGTGGTGGCACATGTACAGTCGTGGGTGAGGAGTAA
- the tsf gene encoding translation elongation factor Ts: protein MAKITAALVKELREQSGAGMMDCKKALAETDGDLQAAVDWLRTKGLSAAAKKSSRVAAEGLVAMKAAGAKAAVIEVNSETDFVARNEQFQSFVADLAGVVLGTGATDAEAIKDAAYPGADKKVGEVLTDNIATIGENMNIRRAATLEVEEGMVASYIHGAVADGMGKIAVLVGLKSSASADVLAPLGKQLAMHIAAANPASLSEDDLDPTILEREKQVQMDKARESGKPENIIEKMIVGRMRKYLEEIVLLHQTFVIDGETKIADVVKAAAKEAGTDIELVSYVRMEVGDGIEKKEEDFAAEVAAVAGA, encoded by the coding sequence ATGGCAAAAATTACTGCCGCTCTCGTTAAAGAACTGCGTGAACAATCTGGCGCAGGCATGATGGATTGTAAAAAAGCACTAGCTGAAACAGACGGCGATCTACAGGCTGCTGTTGATTGGCTACGTACTAAAGGTCTTTCTGCTGCTGCAAAGAAATCTAGCCGTGTTGCTGCTGAAGGTCTTGTAGCTATGAAAGCTGCTGGCGCTAAAGCTGCTGTTATTGAAGTAAACTCTGAGACTGATTTCGTTGCTCGTAACGAACAGTTCCAGAGCTTTGTTGCTGACCTTGCTGGCGTTGTTCTTGGAACTGGCGCTACAGACGCTGAAGCAATTAAAGATGCTGCTTACCCTGGTGCTGATAAAAAAGTTGGTGAAGTACTAACTGATAATATCGCAACTATTGGTGAGAACATGAACATCCGCCGCGCTGCAACTCTTGAAGTTGAAGAAGGCATGGTTGCTTCATATATCCACGGTGCTGTAGCTGACGGCATGGGTAAAATTGCTGTGCTAGTTGGTCTTAAGTCTTCTGCTTCTGCAGATGTTCTTGCGCCACTAGGTAAACAGCTTGCGATGCATATTGCTGCTGCAAACCCAGCGTCTCTTTCTGAAGACGATCTAGACCCAACAATTCTAGAGCGTGAGAAGCAAGTTCAGATGGATAAGGCTCGCGAATCTGGTAAGCCTGAGAATATCATCGAAAAGATGATTGTTGGTCGTATGCGTAAGTACCTTGAAGAAATCGTTCTTCTGCACCAAACCTTCGTAATTGATGGCGAAACTAAAATCGCTGACGTTGTGAAAGCTGCTGCTAAAGAAGCTGGTACAGACATCGAGCTAGTTTCATACGTTCGTATGGAAGTTGGCGACGGTATCGAGAAAAAAGAAGAAGATTTCGCTGCGGAAGTTGCTGCTGTAGCAGGCGCATAA
- the rpsB gene encoding 30S ribosomal protein S2: protein MAMPVVDMRALLEAGVHFGHQKHRWNPKMAPFIFGERNGIHIIDLSQTVPYLTRALQAVRDKVSGGGRVLFVGTKRQASPIVAEAAQRCGQYYVNHRWLGGMLTNWQTISQSIKRLKELNEVLSQEHTGLTKKETLQMTRQRDKLELSLGGIQDMGGLPDIIVVVDTNRDDIAIAEAKRLGIPVVGVIDTNSKPDGIDYPVPGNDDATRAIRLYTDLISDAVLDGIQADLAAQGVDLGAAEEAAEEVAEEAAPAEEAATEEATA, encoded by the coding sequence ATGGCAATGCCAGTAGTCGATATGCGCGCCCTTCTAGAAGCAGGCGTACACTTTGGTCACCAGAAACACCGTTGGAATCCTAAGATGGCTCCGTTCATCTTTGGCGAGCGCAACGGCATTCATATCATTGACCTTTCTCAAACAGTTCCATACCTGACACGCGCGCTTCAAGCTGTTCGTGATAAAGTATCAGGTGGTGGTCGCGTTCTTTTCGTTGGTACAAAGCGTCAAGCTTCTCCAATCGTTGCAGAAGCTGCCCAGCGTTGTGGCCAATACTATGTAAATCACCGTTGGCTCGGTGGTATGCTTACAAACTGGCAGACAATCAGCCAGTCTATTAAGCGTCTTAAAGAGCTTAATGAAGTTCTTAGCCAAGAGCACACAGGCCTGACTAAGAAAGAAACTCTTCAGATGACTCGCCAGCGCGACAAGCTAGAGCTTTCTCTTGGCGGTATTCAGGACATGGGCGGTCTTCCAGACATTATCGTTGTTGTTGACACTAACCGTGACGACATTGCAATTGCTGAAGCTAAGCGTCTTGGTATTCCAGTTGTTGGTGTTATCGATACAAATTCTAAGCCAGACGGCATTGATTACCCAGTTCCAGGTAACGACGACGCAACACGCGCTATTCGTCTTTATACTGATCTGATCTCTGATGCTGTTCTTGACGGTATTCAAGCTGATCTTGCTGCACAAGGCGTTGACCTTGGTGCCGCTGAAGAAGCTGCAGAAGAAGTAGCTGAAGAAGCCGCTCCTGCAGAAGAAGCAGCTACTGAAGAAGCAACAGCATAA
- a CDS encoding NUDIX hydrolase, translating to MANGQKIVTPLPAASVLLVRDGEAGLEVLMTERAKTMKFAPGAFVFPGGKVDVADSEPEFVERYTDSETNEQDVAFKVAVLRELYEEAGIYYSVVDRDTQPSGRKLVELLSENGDQLATSKLVHFAHWVTPEPIPRRFDTHFYIVPHNGQTAEHDGNEAISLRWVSPRAILDEWDHDKVPLMFPTRLNLMKLARASSVEEALEQAEDAKVVRTLPVIGMDENGMKLTISEECGYGVTQATMKEMAVEAAK from the coding sequence ATGGCTAATGGTCAGAAAATAGTAACACCGCTTCCTGCAGCATCTGTTTTACTTGTTCGAGACGGTGAAGCTGGGCTCGAAGTTTTAATGACAGAGCGCGCTAAAACCATGAAGTTTGCACCGGGAGCATTTGTATTCCCTGGCGGTAAAGTAGATGTGGCAGATAGCGAACCAGAGTTTGTTGAACGTTATACAGATAGTGAAACCAATGAACAGGATGTTGCGTTCAAGGTTGCTGTTTTAAGAGAGCTTTATGAAGAAGCGGGTATTTATTATTCGGTAGTTGATAGAGATACACAGCCATCAGGTAGGAAACTCGTAGAGTTACTCTCTGAAAATGGAGATCAGTTGGCTACTTCAAAGCTTGTGCATTTCGCCCACTGGGTAACACCCGAGCCAATCCCACGCCGTTTTGATACACATTTTTACATTGTTCCTCATAACGGACAAACAGCTGAGCATGATGGTAATGAAGCGATTTCACTTCGCTGGGTAAGCCCTCGTGCTATTCTAGATGAGTGGGATCATGATAAAGTGCCGCTTATGTTCCCGACCCGTTTGAATCTTATGAAACTTGCACGGGCTAGCTCTGTCGAAGAAGCGCTGGAACAAGCCGAGGATGCGAAAGTCGTTCGCACGCTTCCGGTAATTGGTATGGATGAAAATGGTATGAAATTGACCATTTCTGAAGAATGCGGTTACGGCGTTACACAGGCCACTATGAAAGAGATGGCTGTAGAAGCTGCAAAATAA
- the dnaE gene encoding DNA polymerase III subunit alpha produces the protein MNYADFVHLRVHTAYSLSEGAIHVKDLVKQCVGHKMPAVAMTDTNNMFAALEFSSAGTGMGIQPIIGVTLTVKNPYRENKKGGKVKEQPEALVLLAQNEEGYQNLMKIVSKAHLESDVQVGVQFPVSGFNGFSEGIICLTGGANGPIGRLIRDGKNEDAENLLLQLKEYFGDRLYVELQRHGEEFEEETEEVFLDLAYEHNVPIVATNQPYFAGPDMYQPHDALLCMADSTYVAVTDRRKLNAEYRFKTAEEMKELFKDLPEAYENTVNIAKRCRIKIDPIDPLLPNFTQGMDVSEADMLRQESEVGLRERLDFKAKEEGLTAGKDQEWEKEYWERLDFELGIINQMGFPGYFLIVADFIQWAKDHDIPVGPGRGSGAGSVVAWVLKITDLDPLRFSLLFERFLNPERVSMPDFDIDFCQDKRELVIRYVQEKYGADRVAQIITFGKLQARMVVKSCGRVLQQHHGATDRLSKMIPNDPGNAMTLQEALDSEPRLQREVDSDELTAKVIERALKLEGFYAHSSTHAAGVVIGDRPLDQLVPLYRDPKSDMPVTQFNMKWVELAGLVKFDFLGLKTLTVLDRAVKYIKARDIHIDLAEVPLTDGPAYELLQAGESAGVFQLESTGMRAVLKGLKPDKFEDIIAIVALYRPGPMDNIPTYVDRKHGRLEVEYPHPILEDILGETYGVIIYQEQVMQIAQVMSGYSLGEADILRRAMGKKIKEEMDKQRGRFCEGAVERGIDYEKASYIFDLVTKFASYGFNKSHAAAYALVSYHTAYLKANFPVEFMAAIMTLDMGNTDKLAAFKMELQRMEIPLLLPDINHSDVPFTVEAAPEVYCEGGEDPRHNLAVRYALGAIKGVGEKAMEAIVEERKANGPYKDMFDFAERIDPKLVNKRQMERLAAAGAFDGLLPNRAQAHAAAEILMRTAQMEAKERESSQVSLFGGDLAATVERPTLPIVKSWTDTEQLDEERKAIGFYISAHPLDTYETVLERERIVPAKEVYTDPGLITQTVRMAGAILGYREGMTKRGNKFGRLTLSDRTDAFELMAFEDDLDRMRQLVEEGAPMVVSVQIRKRDDDDSIGLSCRGMESLEHVASQSSKGLFIEVEEANAFPSIKAALDRKAGGKGAVIVRVPVAEDKRFAEFRLTGKYKVTPELKQAIAAEMGVLSVEEI, from the coding sequence ATGAACTACGCAGACTTTGTTCATTTGCGTGTGCACACCGCTTATTCGCTTTCAGAAGGTGCAATCCATGTAAAGGATTTGGTGAAGCAGTGTGTAGGGCATAAAATGCCTGCGGTAGCCATGACTGACACCAACAACATGTTTGCCGCCCTCGAGTTTTCAAGCGCCGGGACTGGTATGGGGATTCAGCCGATTATCGGTGTTACACTTACTGTTAAAAACCCATATCGGGAAAATAAGAAGGGTGGCAAAGTTAAGGAGCAGCCAGAGGCATTGGTGCTGCTTGCGCAAAACGAAGAGGGATATCAAAACCTAATGAAAATCGTTTCCAAGGCGCACTTGGAAAGTGATGTTCAGGTAGGGGTGCAGTTCCCTGTTAGTGGTTTTAACGGATTTTCAGAAGGTATTATCTGTCTTACCGGCGGGGCAAATGGCCCTATTGGTCGCCTTATTCGTGATGGTAAAAATGAAGATGCCGAAAACTTACTTCTCCAGTTGAAAGAATATTTCGGTGACCGCCTATATGTCGAGCTTCAGCGACACGGTGAAGAATTTGAAGAAGAAACGGAAGAAGTCTTTCTTGATCTGGCTTATGAACACAATGTTCCTATTGTGGCAACAAACCAGCCGTATTTTGCCGGACCAGACATGTATCAGCCCCATGATGCACTTCTCTGTATGGCAGATAGTACCTATGTTGCAGTAACAGACCGACGTAAGCTGAATGCTGAATACCGTTTTAAAACAGCAGAGGAAATGAAGGAATTATTTAAAGATCTTCCGGAAGCTTATGAAAATACAGTAAATATTGCAAAACGGTGTCGTATAAAAATTGACCCTATCGACCCGCTTCTGCCTAACTTTACCCAAGGTATGGATGTGTCTGAAGCTGATATGCTCAGACAGGAATCTGAAGTTGGTCTTCGTGAAAGGCTTGACTTTAAAGCCAAAGAAGAAGGCTTAACGGCGGGCAAAGATCAGGAATGGGAAAAAGAATACTGGGAACGGCTTGACTTCGAGCTTGGTATTATCAATCAAATGGGGTTCCCGGGATACTTCCTTATCGTTGCCGATTTTATCCAGTGGGCTAAAGATCATGATATTCCGGTTGGCCCTGGCCGTGGTTCCGGTGCAGGCTCAGTGGTTGCCTGGGTATTGAAAATTACCGATCTGGACCCGCTTCGTTTTTCACTGCTGTTTGAGCGGTTCCTTAACCCCGAACGTGTTTCCATGCCCGATTTCGATATTGATTTCTGTCAGGATAAACGTGAACTCGTTATCAGGTATGTGCAGGAAAAATATGGGGCCGACCGCGTAGCGCAAATTATTACCTTTGGTAAGCTGCAAGCTAGAATGGTTGTGAAATCATGTGGTCGTGTATTGCAGCAGCATCACGGCGCCACTGACAGACTTTCCAAGATGATCCCAAATGACCCCGGTAATGCAATGACATTGCAGGAGGCTTTGGATAGCGAGCCTCGATTGCAGCGGGAAGTGGATAGTGATGAACTCACCGCTAAGGTTATTGAGCGCGCATTGAAACTCGAAGGGTTTTACGCGCACTCATCAACGCACGCAGCGGGGGTGGTGATCGGGGACAGACCACTTGACCAACTAGTGCCGCTTTACCGAGATCCCAAGTCAGACATGCCTGTAACTCAGTTCAATATGAAGTGGGTAGAGCTTGCAGGGCTTGTGAAATTCGATTTCCTAGGCTTGAAAACGCTCACGGTGCTTGATCGTGCCGTAAAATATATCAAAGCACGCGATATTCATATTGATCTAGCTGAAGTGCCGCTTACAGATGGCCCTGCATATGAGCTGTTGCAAGCAGGAGAGAGTGCTGGCGTATTCCAGCTCGAGAGTACAGGTATGCGTGCCGTGCTTAAAGGCCTGAAGCCCGATAAATTTGAAGATATTATCGCGATTGTGGCGCTATATCGCCCCGGACCTATGGATAATATCCCTACATATGTGGACCGTAAGCACGGCCGACTAGAAGTGGAATACCCACACCCGATCCTCGAAGATATCTTGGGCGAGACATATGGTGTAATCATCTATCAGGAACAGGTGATGCAGATTGCACAGGTGATGTCAGGCTACAGCCTTGGCGAGGCGGATATCCTGCGTCGTGCGATGGGTAAAAAAATTAAAGAAGAAATGGATAAGCAGCGAGGCCGTTTCTGTGAAGGGGCCGTTGAGCGTGGTATCGATTACGAAAAAGCCAGCTATATCTTTGATCTCGTAACCAAGTTCGCATCATATGGCTTTAACAAATCGCATGCAGCTGCTTATGCGCTTGTTTCCTATCATACGGCATATTTGAAGGCGAATTTCCCTGTTGAGTTTATGGCGGCGATCATGACGCTCGATATGGGGAATACGGATAAGCTTGCGGCCTTCAAAATGGAATTGCAGCGGATGGAAATTCCGCTCCTTCTACCAGACATCAACCATTCTGATGTCCCGTTTACTGTGGAGGCCGCGCCGGAGGTTTACTGTGAAGGCGGTGAAGACCCTCGGCATAACCTAGCGGTTCGCTATGCGCTTGGCGCCATCAAAGGGGTTGGTGAGAAGGCTATGGAAGCTATCGTTGAAGAGCGAAAAGCCAATGGCCCGTATAAAGATATGTTTGATTTCGCTGAGCGTATTGACCCGAAATTGGTGAATAAACGCCAAATGGAGCGTTTGGCCGCGGCTGGCGCGTTTGATGGTTTATTACCAAATCGTGCGCAGGCGCATGCTGCAGCTGAAATTTTGATGCGTACAGCTCAAATGGAGGCTAAAGAGCGAGAAAGTAGTCAGGTAAGCCTGTTCGGTGGTGATTTAGCAGCAACGGTTGAACGGCCAACGCTTCCGATCGTGAAGAGCTGGACTGATACAGAGCAGCTTGATGAAGAACGTAAAGCTATTGGTTTCTACATTTCAGCGCATCCGCTGGATACATACGAAACAGTACTTGAGCGCGAACGTATTGTGCCAGCGAAAGAGGTATATACTGATCCGGGCTTGATTACACAAACCGTGCGTATGGCTGGTGCTATTCTTGGGTATCGTGAAGGCATGACAAAGCGTGGTAATAAGTTTGGTCGTCTGACGCTTTCTGATCGAACAGATGCGTTTGAACTTATGGCCTTTGAAGATGACTTGGACCGGATGCGCCAGTTGGTAGAAGAGGGCGCGCCAATGGTGGTCTCTGTTCAGATACGTAAGCGTGATGATGATGATAGTATTGGTCTTTCCTGTCGCGGTATGGAATCGCTGGAGCATGTAGCATCGCAATCATCCAAGGGCTTATTTATTGAAGTTGAAGAAGCGAATGCCTTTCCTTCCATTAAAGCTGCCCTAGATCGTAAGGCAGGGGGGAAAGGTGCTGTTATAGTTCGTGTGCCTGTTGCTGAAGACAAGCGTTTCGCAGAATTCAGGCTTACAGGTAAATATAAGGTGACACCGGAGCTGAAACAGGCCATTGCCGCTGAAATGGGGGTTCTTTCAGTAGAGGAAATTTAA
- a CDS encoding DUF1761 domain-containing protein, with the protein MIDLNLDTINWLTVLVGAVIYMFVGGVWYGPIAGKAWMSEMGLTEEDLKEGPSPAAAMGKSFIAAIVMSFGLAWLMSQSSFAELTIAGGAVLGAIVSLVLVGGATFPNYAFEDKSIKHFLIHMGNVTVAMALIGAMMAVWR; encoded by the coding sequence ATGATCGACCTTAATCTGGATACAATTAACTGGCTAACTGTTCTTGTTGGCGCTGTAATCTATATGTTCGTAGGTGGGGTATGGTATGGCCCTATCGCTGGGAAAGCCTGGATGAGTGAAATGGGGCTGACTGAAGAGGATCTTAAAGAAGGTCCTAGCCCAGCCGCCGCAATGGGTAAGAGTTTTATTGCCGCTATCGTGATGAGTTTTGGTTTGGCTTGGTTGATGTCTCAATCTTCCTTCGCAGAACTTACTATTGCTGGCGGTGCTGTACTTGGTGCAATTGTTTCTCTTGTGCTTGTTGGGGGCGCGACGTTCCCGAATTATGCTTTTGAAGACAAAAGCATAAAGCATTTTCTTATTCATATGGGCAATGTTACTGTTGCAATGGCGCTTATCGGCGCAATGATGGCCGTTTGGCGTTAA